In Rouxiella sp. WC2420, the following proteins share a genomic window:
- a CDS encoding DgaE family pyridoxal phosphate-dependent ammonia lyase — translation MSSIYEKYDLKQVINASGRMTILGVSTPRADVAEVVNYGLNHFFEMKDLVNKTGAYIAKLLNVENAVVVSCASAGIAQSVAAIIIKDDAWLLENLHAAPLTVANEIVLPKGHNVNYGAPVATMVSMGGGKVIEAGYANECSAAQLAASITARTAAILYIKSHHSVQKSILSVAEAAEVAREHQLPLIVDAAAEEDLTCYYQMGADLVIYSGAKALEGPTSGLVLGKKQYVEWVKLQSNGIGRAMKVGKEGILGLTQAIESYISQPKTTGREMVDKMTPFINSLNDLDGVSAKVVWDSAGRDIARTEITFDEARLGWKTKAIVDAMKTGEIAIYFRGYRANEGKIDVDVRSVTPSQLVTVAECFKALFSGEKP, via the coding sequence ATGTCTTCAATCTATGAAAAGTATGATTTAAAACAAGTGATTAATGCCTCTGGCCGCATGACGATTCTCGGCGTGTCCACTCCGCGTGCGGACGTGGCTGAAGTCGTAAATTATGGTCTGAATCATTTTTTCGAAATGAAAGATCTGGTCAATAAGACCGGTGCCTACATTGCCAAACTGTTGAACGTTGAAAACGCGGTTGTGGTTTCCTGTGCCTCGGCGGGCATCGCGCAATCCGTGGCGGCCATCATTATTAAAGACGATGCCTGGTTACTGGAAAATCTGCATGCCGCACCACTGACCGTGGCCAATGAAATCGTACTGCCTAAAGGTCACAATGTTAACTACGGCGCGCCGGTTGCGACCATGGTCAGCATGGGTGGCGGTAAAGTGATCGAGGCCGGTTATGCCAACGAATGTTCTGCTGCACAGCTGGCTGCGTCCATCACAGCGCGTACCGCAGCCATCTTGTATATCAAATCCCATCACTCGGTACAGAAAAGCATTCTGTCGGTGGCAGAAGCCGCTGAAGTGGCTCGCGAACACCAACTCCCGCTGATCGTTGATGCAGCGGCAGAAGAAGATCTGACCTGCTACTACCAGATGGGCGCAGACCTGGTGATTTACAGCGGTGCAAAAGCATTGGAAGGCCCGACCAGTGGATTGGTGTTGGGCAAAAAGCAGTACGTTGAATGGGTGAAGCTGCAATCCAACGGGATTGGCCGTGCCATGAAGGTCGGCAAAGAGGGCATTCTTGGGCTAACTCAGGCGATCGAAAGTTACATCAGCCAGCCAAAAACTACCGGCCGGGAAATGGTCGATAAAATGACGCCGTTTATCAACAGCCTTAACGATTTGGACGGAGTTTCGGCCAAAGTAGTGTGGGACAGCGCCGGGCGTGATATTGCGCGTACAGAAATCACCTTTGACGAAGCGCGGCTAGGGTGGAAAACCAAGGCCATTGTCGATGCGATGAAGACGGGCGAAATTGCGATTTATTTCCGTGGCTATCGCGCCAATGAAGGAAAGATTGACGTCGATGTCCGTAGTGTAACGCCGTCGCAACTGGTTACCGTAGCCGAGTGTTTTAAAGCCTTGTTTAGTGGAGAGAAACCATGA
- a CDS encoding amidohydrolase/deacetylase family metallohydrolase, whose amino-acid sequence MYDLIVRQAKKTDGSLIDIAILDGKLAAIGQLATTESARRILDLEGKCWVSAGWIDSHVHCYPKSPIYHDEPDLIGVASGVTTVIDAGSTGANDVDDFYRITRDAKTNVYAFLNIARTGIVTQNELADMTQIDKVGVRQAIANNPGFIIGLKARMSSSVVGKNGIQPLVRAKEIQKENNQLPLMVHIGNNPPNLDEIADLLASGDIITHCFNGKPNRILTPEGQLRDAIKRALERGVRLDVGHGSASFSFAVAEVAIKQGIIPHTISSDIYCRNRINGPVHSLATVMSKFFSVGLTLAQVIDCVTSHAAQALRLPNKGRLEVGGDADLTLFAVEHAPQIFVDSEGQSVKGDRILVPLAAVVAGEPILTDEGKSKNVFNL is encoded by the coding sequence ATGTATGATTTGATTGTCAGACAAGCCAAAAAAACAGACGGCAGCCTGATTGATATTGCGATTCTGGACGGCAAGCTGGCGGCAATTGGCCAACTTGCTACCACAGAAAGCGCCAGGAGAATCCTCGATTTAGAGGGCAAATGTTGGGTCAGCGCAGGGTGGATCGATTCCCATGTGCATTGCTATCCAAAATCGCCGATTTATCACGATGAGCCTGATTTGATCGGAGTCGCCAGCGGTGTGACCACGGTTATCGATGCCGGTAGCACTGGTGCGAACGATGTCGATGATTTCTATCGTATTACTCGCGATGCCAAAACTAACGTCTACGCCTTTTTGAACATTGCCCGCACCGGTATTGTCACGCAAAACGAACTGGCCGACATGACACAGATAGACAAGGTGGGTGTCCGTCAGGCGATTGCCAACAATCCTGGTTTTATCATTGGCCTCAAAGCGCGGATGAGCAGCAGCGTCGTGGGCAAAAATGGTATTCAACCTCTGGTGCGCGCCAAAGAAATTCAGAAGGAAAACAATCAGCTGCCGTTGATGGTACACATTGGTAACAACCCACCCAATTTGGATGAGATCGCCGACCTGCTGGCATCAGGCGACATTATCACCCACTGCTTTAACGGTAAGCCTAATCGCATTCTGACCCCGGAAGGACAGCTGCGCGACGCGATTAAACGCGCACTCGAACGTGGCGTAAGGTTGGACGTCGGGCATGGTTCAGCGAGCTTCAGTTTTGCGGTTGCCGAAGTGGCGATCAAGCAGGGCATCATTCCGCACACCATCAGCTCGGATATTTACTGCCGCAATCGGATCAACGGCCCGGTGCATAGTCTTGCGACGGTGATGTCAAAATTCTTTAGCGTTGGCCTCACGCTGGCGCAAGTTATTGATTGTGTTACCAGCCATGCCGCGCAAGCGCTGCGCCTGCCCAATAAAGGTCGCCTTGAAGTGGGCGGTGATGCCGATCTGACACTGTTTGCCGTTGAGCATGCACCGCAGATATTTGTCGATTCAGAAGGTCAGTCGGTCAAGGGCGACCGCATTCTGGTGCCACTGGCGGCGGTTGTCGCCGGTGAGCCGATATTAACGGATGAAGGGAAGTCAAAAAATGTCTTCAATCTATGA
- a CDS encoding DUF4310 family protein, translating to MEEQAKTGFWYAEWSFPIFVGLLSAGVFAGTHMYYLYGIGAFNEVAFVSMLRSGMDTGVYGAVAAFGASFLFARIIEGSLVGILDIGGAIQTGIGLGVPALLLGSGILFPVTNFAASLVTGLVLGLAVGYIIILARKFTINQGNSTYGADVMMGAGNTTGRFLGPLIILSAISASIPIGLGSLLGALVFYLWKKPLTGGAILGAMILGAIFPISL from the coding sequence ATGGAAGAACAAGCCAAAACCGGTTTCTGGTACGCCGAGTGGTCATTCCCGATCTTTGTCGGGCTACTTTCCGCCGGGGTATTTGCCGGTACACACATGTATTACCTGTACGGCATCGGTGCCTTCAACGAAGTGGCGTTTGTGTCAATGTTGCGTTCGGGCATGGACACCGGCGTGTATGGCGCGGTAGCCGCTTTCGGTGCCAGCTTCCTGTTTGCGCGCATCATTGAAGGCTCGCTGGTGGGGATTCTGGACATCGGCGGCGCCATTCAAACCGGCATCGGCCTCGGCGTTCCCGCGCTGCTGCTCGGCTCGGGGATCCTGTTCCCGGTGACCAACTTCGCGGCTTCACTGGTAACGGGTTTAGTCCTCGGACTGGCCGTGGGTTACATCATTATTTTGGCACGTAAGTTCACCATCAATCAGGGTAACTCGACTTACGGCGCTGACGTGATGATGGGCGCAGGCAACACCACGGGGCGTTTTCTCGGGCCACTGATTATCCTGTCTGCAATTTCGGCCTCGATACCGATCGGTTTGGGATCACTGCTGGGTGCGCTGGTGTTCTATCTCTGGAAGAAACCACTGACTGGCGGCGCGATCCTCGGTGCAATGATCCTTGGGGCCATCTTCCCGATTTCACTGTAA
- a CDS encoding DUF4311 domain-containing protein, with protein sequence MFLIILFKSLIIGGLVGVGVGAGAARMFHAPTVQGMGAFRTLGELNSCEGDPASHFSFGLGFFFNAWASSVAAGSFTQDVDHRIIPNWAAAVLMMKNRNVAETLHDPRKMAIAGGIIGMIVVAFLNTTASAVPPALQVTAIKVLVPAANLLVNTVMPVIFWLAAIDAGRRSGFWGTIFGGLAQLIMGNAVPGLVLGILIGKGVEEGGWNHVTKVMMGAIIALFVLSGFFRGFDVKLLQSFMLNVPTWLNGIHNSLSGK encoded by the coding sequence ATGTTTCTAATTATCTTATTTAAGTCGCTTATTATCGGCGGACTGGTAGGGGTTGGCGTAGGTGCAGGTGCTGCACGTATGTTCCATGCTCCGACCGTGCAAGGAATGGGGGCTTTTCGTACGCTTGGGGAACTCAACTCCTGTGAAGGCGATCCTGCCTCACACTTCTCTTTCGGACTGGGCTTCTTCTTCAACGCCTGGGCGTCCTCAGTGGCGGCCGGTTCCTTCACGCAGGATGTCGACCACCGGATTATTCCAAACTGGGCCGCGGCCGTGTTGATGATGAAAAATCGCAACGTGGCCGAAACCCTGCACGATCCGCGCAAAATGGCGATCGCGGGTGGCATCATCGGCATGATCGTGGTGGCTTTCCTGAACACCACGGCCTCTGCCGTACCGCCTGCATTGCAGGTTACCGCCATCAAGGTGCTGGTGCCTGCGGCCAACCTGCTGGTTAACACCGTAATGCCGGTAATTTTCTGGCTCGCGGCTATCGATGCAGGCCGTCGCTCCGGCTTCTGGGGCACCATTTTTGGTGGGCTGGCTCAGTTGATCATGGGCAATGCTGTGCCGGGTCTGGTACTGGGGATCCTGATCGGCAAAGGCGTAGAAGAGGGCGGCTGGAACCACGTCACTAAAGTCATGATGGGCGCAATTATCGCGCTGTTCGTGCTTAGCGGCTTCTTCCGTGGCTTCGACGTCAAACTATTGCAGTCCTTCATGCTCAACGTGCCGACCTGGCTGAACGGCATTCACAACTCACTCAGCGGCAAATAA